From Candidatus Bathyanammoxibius amoris, the proteins below share one genomic window:
- a CDS encoding YkgJ family cysteine cluster protein, giving the protein MTVLGKQLRRIYNDLDKELSAVAPSCGACGECCHFDKYGHTPYTSGLEVDYILHNAGRPEIAAEKGVCPYLVDNRCTVRKYRPLGCRTFYCEEGWKDTSSDIYEKYLRRIKGLYEANGMEWNYAEMLVLLDNAACGSSCVA; this is encoded by the coding sequence GTGACAGTATTGGGCAAACAACTTCGTAGAATCTACAATGACCTGGATAAGGAGCTCTCCGCAGTGGCCCCCTCGTGCGGGGCATGCGGCGAATGCTGTCATTTTGACAAATACGGCCACACGCCGTACACGAGCGGCTTAGAGGTGGACTACATACTCCACAACGCCGGACGGCCGGAGATAGCTGCCGAAAAGGGGGTCTGCCCGTACCTCGTTGACAACAGGTGCACGGTAAGAAAATACAGGCCCCTGGGGTGCAGGACGTTCTACTGCGAGGAGGGGTGGAAGGACACGTCATCTGACATCTACGAAAAGTATCTCCGAAGGATTAAGGGCCTGTACGAGGCAAACGGTATGGAGTGGAACTACGCGGAGATGCTTGTTCTATTAGACAACGCCGCGTGCGGGAGTTCATGCGTTGCATAG